One window of the Eucalyptus grandis isolate ANBG69807.140 chromosome 8, ASM1654582v1, whole genome shotgun sequence genome contains the following:
- the LOC120287797 gene encoding LOW QUALITY PROTEIN: glycine-rich cell wall structural protein-like (The sequence of the model RefSeq protein was modified relative to this genomic sequence to represent the inferred CDS: deleted 2 bases in 1 codon) — MRVVSRCAGVALFCALLVGAAVGDADGVKDDKHLFPHPGLGHGIYKKGFGHGGLGGGGLGGGYGGGGGLGGGGGGGLGGGAGGGARGVGGGGGLGGGGGGGLGGGGGLGGGAGGGAGAGGGYGGGVGGGGGLGGGAGGGAGGGFGGGVGGGGGLGGGAGGGGGFGGGGGAGGGAGGGAGGGVGGGAGGGAGGGFGGGGGLGGDGGAGAGAGAGGDAGFGAGGGRKKLRL, encoded by the exons ATGAGGGTAGTTTCGCGTTGTGCCGGGGTTGCACTCTTTTGTGCGTTGCTAGTTGGTGCCGCCGTCGGAGACGCAGATGGCGTCAAAGACGACAAGCACTTGTTTCCCCACCCGGGTTTAGGGCATGGGATTTACAAGAAAGGTTTTGGGCACGGGGGGTTGGGTGGAGGCGGTCTTGGAGGAGGATATGGCGGCGGTGGGGGCTTAGggggtggaggtggaggtggactTGGAGGTGGGGCCGGCGGGGGTGCT AGGGGGGTTGGCGGCGGGGGTGGTCTaggaggtggcggtggcggcgggtTAGGAGGTGGTGGGGGTCTTGGAGGTGGGGCTGGTGGAGGTGCTGGAGCCGGAGGTGGTTACGGTGGCGGAGtgggtggaggaggagggctCGGAGGAG GTGCCGGCGGTGGTGCAGGAGGCGGCTTCGGTGGCGGTGTGGGAGGTGGTGGAGGTCTTGGCGGTGGTGCGGGCGGTGGAGGTGGATTTGGTGGTGGCGGGGGTGCCGGTGGAGGTGCTGGAGGAGGTGCTGGAGGAGGCGTTGGTGGAGGAGCAGGCGGAGGAGCGGGTGGTGGCTTCGGCGGAGGGGGTGGTCTAGGTGGTGATGgtggagccggagccggagccggagccggcgGAGATGCCGGATTTGGAGCAGGCGGAGGCCGCAAAAAACTGCGTCTATGA